CCGGCCGGCGGCAGCCGAGCCGGCAGTGTCCCGGCAGCGAGCGGTGCCCCGGCCGGCGTTGACGGCCCGGCCGGCGTCGATCGCCCATCCGGTGGGACGCAGCAACGGCCCGGCGCGGCCACGGGAGGGATCCGCCCATGAGCCGCCCCCTGATCGAGATCCGCGGCCTGAAGAAGCACTTCCCCGCCGGCGGCGGCCGGCTGGGCCGCCCGCGCGGCTGGGTGCGCGCCGTGGACGGCATCGACCTCGACATCTTCCCGGGGGAGACCCTGGGGCTGGTGGGCGAGTCCGGTTGCGGCAAGACCACCACGGGGCGGCTCGTCCTGCGCCTGCTGGAGCCCACGGCCGGTTCGGTCCGGTTCGACGGCACGGACATCTTCCAGCTGCGCGGCGCGGCCCTGCGCCGGCTGCGCCGGGACATGCAGATCATCTTCCAGGATCCTTTCGGGTCCCTCAACCCGCGGCTGACGGTGGGGGACATCATCGGCGAGGCCCTGGCCGTGCACGGCATAGCCCGCGGCCGCGCGCTGCGGGAGCGGGTCGCCGAGCTGCTGGAGCTGGTCGGGCTTGCCCCCGAGCACGCCCGGCGCTACCCCCACGAGTTCTCCGGCGGCCAGCGCCAGCGCATCGGCATCGCCCGGGCCCTGGCCCTTAACCCGCGGTTTGTCGTCTGCGACGAGCCCGTCTCGGCACTGGACGTGTCCATCCAGTCCCAGGTGATCAACCTGCTGGAAGACCTGCAGGACCGCTTCGGCCTGACCTACCTTTTCATCGCCCACGACCTGTCGGTGGTCCGCCACATCAGCGACCGGGTCGGGGTGATGTACCTGGGCAAGCTGGTGGAGCTGGCGCCGGTGGAAGACCTGTTTCGCCGCCCCCTGCATCCTTACACCCAGGCCTTGCTGTCGGCCGTGCCGCTGCCCGACCCGCCCCGCCAGCGGCAGCGGGAGCGCATCGTGCTGCAGGGCGACGTGCCCTCGCCGGCCAACCCGCCGGCCGGCTGCCGTTTCCACACCCGCTGTCCCTTTGCCGAAGCCGTCTGCCGCCAGGAAGAACCGGCCCTGCGGGCCGTGGAGGGCGGCCGCCTGGTCGCGTGCCACCTGGCCGAGAAGCTGCCTGCCACCGGTGCCTGGGAACCGGCCGGCTCCCCGTGAGGTGCCGCGGGGACCCCGGCGAGCCTGCAGGCGCCCGTGCGCGCGGCATCGCCGGCGAGGCACGGGGGGATGGCCCCGAGCATGGTGAACCAGCGGGCGGCTCTGCGGAGTCCGGGCGGCGGTGGCTGCACGCGCCGGGCGGGGTCCGGCCAGCGGCACCGGCGGCGTCCGGAAGGGACTGGTGGTTGAAGGCTGGCGGCAGCGCCGCTTATTCCCTGGCTGGCGGACAGCGGGCAAGAAGGAAATTGCTTACCTGGCGAGAACATTCCCACGGTGTATGCTGTTTGTCGAAAAACGACCGGCGAAAGGAGGTGAATCCCCATCAGGCCGGTCTGCGCCACCGGGCGCAAACCTGCATCAGGGGGGTACCCATATGTTGAAGCGGAACCGTAAGTGGCTGGCCCTTTATAGCCTGCTGGTGGTGGCTGCCCTCGTCCTCTCCGCCTGCGGAAGCGGCGGGGGCGGGCAGAGCACGGACAACCAGCAGCCCCAGCAGCAGGAGCCGTCTCAGGCCAGCGGGCCGGACAGCCCCAACTATCTCAAGCTGAACCTGGGCGACGAGCCGCCGAGCCTCGATCCCCAGCTTGCTACTGACACCATTTCCTTTGAGATCATCGGCGCCACCTACGAGGGGCTGGTGCGCCAGGACGCCAACGGCGACTTCCCTCAGGGCAGCGGCATTGCCGAAAGCTGGGAGGTCTCCGAGGACGGGCTGACCTACACCTTCCACCTGCGTGACGCGCAGTGGAGCGACGGCAAGCCCGTGACCGCCAACGACTTCGCCTTCGCCTGGAAGCGGGCCATGGACCCGCGGACGGCCTCGCAGTACTCCTACATCGTCTACCCGTACATCAAGGGTGGCGATGCCGTGGCGGGCGCCTGCGGCGACGACGGCTCGTGCGAGGGCGACGATGCCAAGATCGAAGAGGCGCTGAACAACGTCGGCATCGAGGTCGTCGACGAGAAGACGCTGAAGGTCACGCTCAGCCAGAACGTGCCCTTCTTCATGAACCTGCTGACCTTCCCGGTCTGGCGGCCGGTGCGGCAGGACATCGTCGAGCAGTACGGCGACCAGTTCGCCACCGATGCCGACAAGGCCGTGTACAACGGTCCCTTCATCGTCAAGGAATGGAACCACAACAACTCGCTGCGCCTGGAGAAGAACCCGACCTACTGGGATGCCCAGAGCGTCAAGCTCGACTACATCGACTTCGTGATGGTCAGCGACGCGGCGGCCTACATCAACGCCTATGAGGCCGGCGAGATCGACATCACGGGCGTCCCGGCGGAGTTCAAGGAGCAGTTCGAGCAGACCCATGCCGACGAGCTGGGCCGCTACGCCGACGGCGCCACCTTCTACCTGGTGCTGAACACCACCAAGAAGCCCTGGAACAACCCCAAGGCGCGCCGGGCCGTGGCCCTGGCCATTGACCGGGACATCTACATCAACACCCTGAACAAGGGCATCGGCCTGCCGGCCGTCAGCTACACCAACCCGGTCATCACCTCGCCGGGCGAGCCGGGCGTGAGCTTCGAAGAGAAGTACGTGCGCCCGCTCAACCTGTTCCCCACCAAGGCCCAGCCGGAAGAGGCCAAGCGCCTCTGGCAGGAGGCCCTCCAGGAGGAAGGCATCAGCGAGCTGCCGACCCTGGAGTTCGTGGGTGACAACGGCGACGTGGTGAAGACGCGCCTGGAGTTCTTCCAGCAGCAGCTGAAGCAGAACCTGGGCATCGACATGCAGATCGTCCAGGTGCCCTTCGAGGAGCGGCTGGAGCGCCAGCGCACCCAGAAGTTCGACGTGATCATGGCCGGCTGGGGTCCGGACTACGACCACCCGCTGACCTTCCTCGACATGTGGGTGTGTGACGGGCCCTACAACGACGGCAAGTACTGCAGCGAGCAGTACGACAACCTGGTCAAGCAGCTCCAGCAGGCGACCGATCCCGCCCAGCAGCGGGAGCTGGCCATCGAGCTGGAGAAGCTCATCGGCCAGGACGTGCCCATCGTGCCCATCTACCACCGCGAGGTGCTGTATGCCCAGAAGCCTTACGTCAAGAACCTGATCCGGCGCGCCGTCGGCTTCAGCCCCGAATTCAAGTGGGCTTACACCGAGGGCCGCGGCAAGTAAGCTTGGCGTGAGGCCCGCGGCAGGCAGGGTCAAGGCCCGGTGCGCGGCGGGACGGCCGCCGCGCACCGCCGGCCGCGGGTTCCGGGCGGCAACCTGCAGCAAGGAACACGAGACCGGTTGGGACGGGACGAGATCCCGGCCTCGCGGCCGGGATCTCGTCCGTCCTGCCCCTGTGGTGGCGGGAGGGGGGAGAACCAATGCGGCGTTACGTAGCGCAGCGCCTGGTCTTGATGGTGATCTCCATCTGGGCCGTGGTCACGCTGACCTTCGTGATGATGCACGCCATCCCGGGGAATCCCTTTGCCGACCCCCGGTTGAGGCCCGAGATCCTGGCGCTGATGATGGACAAGTACGGGCTCAACGACCCTTTGTGGGAGCAGTATCTGCGGTACTGGGGCAACCTGCTCCAGGGGGATCTGGGCGTTTCCCTGAAGAACATCGGCCAGAGCGTCAACCGGATGATCGCCGAAGGGTTCCCGTATTCGGCCTGGATCGGCGGGCAGGCCCTGATCTTCGCGCTGGTCGTGGGGCTTAGCCTTGGGACCGTCGCTGCCCTGAACCGCAACCGCTGGCCGGACTACACGGCCATGGTCATCGCCGTGCTGGGTGTGTCGGTGCCCAGCTTCGTCATCGCCGTCTTTGCCCAGTGGCTGTTCGCCGTGAAACTGGGCTGGGTTCCGGTCCTGTGGAACGGTACCTGGAAGACCTCGATCCTGCCGTCGCTGGCCCTGGGCGGCACCATGCTGGCTACGCTGGTGCGCCTCATGCGCACGCAGATGCTGGACGTCATGGGGCAGGACTACATCACCACCGCGCGGGCCAAGGGGCTGTCGCAGGGCGAGGTCATCTGGCGCCACGCCCTGCGCAATGCGATCCTGCCCATCGTGACCATCATGGGCCCGCTGGTGGCGGGGATTCTGACCGGCACCGTGGTCATCGAGGCCATCTTTGGGATTCCTGGCCTTGGCAAGTATTACGTTGATAGCGTGTACCAGAGGGACTATCCCTTGATTCTAGGGACCACGGTGTTTTACTTTGTGTTCCTGATCATCGCCAACTTCCTGGTCGACCTGTCCTACGGGATCATCGATCCGCGGATCCGGCTGACCAATCGGGCCAGGGGGTGAATCCATGGCAGTCAACCGGGCGGCACCCGCCCAAGTCCCGGCGCCGGCGCGCCCCACGCTGACGCCGGATCTGTTCCAACCGGCACCGGTGGCCGCGAGCGAGGCCGAGGCCATCGTTCGCCCAAGCCTGACCTTCTGGCAGGACGCGTGGATCCGCTTCCGGGCGAACCGGCTGGCCATGCTGGGCCTGGTGCTGCTGATCTTCATGGCCCTGGGGGCCATCTTTGGCCCGATCCTCTCGTTCCACCTGCAGGGCCACACCTTTGACTACCAGGACTACGCCAACATCAACAAGCCGCCCTCGGCCCAGTTCTGGTTCGGCACCGACCAGATCGGCCGGGACCTGTTCACCCGGGTCTGGATGGGCGGGCGCATCTCCCTCTTCATCGGCATCGTGGCCGCGCTGCTGGAGCTGATCATCGGCGTGCTGTACGGTGGCATCTCCGGCTACCTGGGCGGCCGGGTCGATGAGATCATGATGCGCATCATCGACATCCTGTACGGTATCCCGTACTTGCTGCTGGTGATCCTCCTGCTGGTGGTGATGAACCCGGGCCTGCCCACCATCATTCTGGCCATGGGCATGACCGGCTGGGTCGGCATGGCACGGCTGGTGCGCGGTCAGATCCTGCAGCTGCGGGAGATGGAGTTCGTCCTGGCGGCGAGGGTGCTGGGCGTGCCCACCATGGCATTGATCCTGCGCCACCTGGTGCCCAACGTGATGGGGCCCATCATCGTCAGCCTGACGCTTACCGTACCGGGGGCCATCTTCGGGGAGGCGTTCCTGAGCTTCATCGGGCTGGGCGTGCCGCCGCCGCGGGCCAGCTGGGGTACGTTGATCAACGAAGC
This is a stretch of genomic DNA from Thermaerobacter sp. PB12/4term. It encodes these proteins:
- a CDS encoding ABC transporter substrate-binding protein; its protein translation is MLKRNRKWLALYSLLVVAALVLSACGSGGGGQSTDNQQPQQQEPSQASGPDSPNYLKLNLGDEPPSLDPQLATDTISFEIIGATYEGLVRQDANGDFPQGSGIAESWEVSEDGLTYTFHLRDAQWSDGKPVTANDFAFAWKRAMDPRTASQYSYIVYPYIKGGDAVAGACGDDGSCEGDDAKIEEALNNVGIEVVDEKTLKVTLSQNVPFFMNLLTFPVWRPVRQDIVEQYGDQFATDADKAVYNGPFIVKEWNHNNSLRLEKNPTYWDAQSVKLDYIDFVMVSDAAAYINAYEAGEIDITGVPAEFKEQFEQTHADELGRYADGATFYLVLNTTKKPWNNPKARRAVALAIDRDIYINTLNKGIGLPAVSYTNPVITSPGEPGVSFEEKYVRPLNLFPTKAQPEEAKRLWQEALQEEGISELPTLEFVGDNGDVVKTRLEFFQQQLKQNLGIDMQIVQVPFEERLERQRTQKFDVIMAGWGPDYDHPLTFLDMWVCDGPYNDGKYCSEQYDNLVKQLQQATDPAQQRELAIELEKLIGQDVPIVPIYHREVLYAQKPYVKNLIRRAVGFSPEFKWAYTEGRGK
- a CDS encoding ABC transporter permease, which encodes MRRYVAQRLVLMVISIWAVVTLTFVMMHAIPGNPFADPRLRPEILALMMDKYGLNDPLWEQYLRYWGNLLQGDLGVSLKNIGQSVNRMIAEGFPYSAWIGGQALIFALVVGLSLGTVAALNRNRWPDYTAMVIAVLGVSVPSFVIAVFAQWLFAVKLGWVPVLWNGTWKTSILPSLALGGTMLATLVRLMRTQMLDVMGQDYITTARAKGLSQGEVIWRHALRNAILPIVTIMGPLVAGILTGTVVIEAIFGIPGLGKYYVDSVYQRDYPLILGTTVFYFVFLIIANFLVDLSYGIIDPRIRLTNRARG
- a CDS encoding ABC transporter ATP-binding protein, whose protein sequence is MSRPLIEIRGLKKHFPAGGGRLGRPRGWVRAVDGIDLDIFPGETLGLVGESGCGKTTTGRLVLRLLEPTAGSVRFDGTDIFQLRGAALRRLRRDMQIIFQDPFGSLNPRLTVGDIIGEALAVHGIARGRALRERVAELLELVGLAPEHARRYPHEFSGGQRQRIGIARALALNPRFVVCDEPVSALDVSIQSQVINLLEDLQDRFGLTYLFIAHDLSVVRHISDRVGVMYLGKLVELAPVEDLFRRPLHPYTQALLSAVPLPDPPRQRQRERIVLQGDVPSPANPPAGCRFHTRCPFAEAVCRQEEPALRAVEGGRLVACHLAEKLPATGAWEPAGSP
- a CDS encoding ABC transporter permease; translated protein: MAVNRAAPAQVPAPARPTLTPDLFQPAPVAASEAEAIVRPSLTFWQDAWIRFRANRLAMLGLVLLIFMALGAIFGPILSFHLQGHTFDYQDYANINKPPSAQFWFGTDQIGRDLFTRVWMGGRISLFIGIVAALLELIIGVLYGGISGYLGGRVDEIMMRIIDILYGIPYLLLVILLLVVMNPGLPTIILAMGMTGWVGMARLVRGQILQLREMEFVLAARVLGVPTMALILRHLVPNVMGPIIVSLTLTVPGAIFGEAFLSFIGLGVPPPRASWGTLINEAYTVMRIWPWQFAFPALALSITMFAFNAVGDGLRDALDPRLRAR